One stretch of Nitrospiraceae bacterium DNA includes these proteins:
- the amrB gene encoding AmmeMemoRadiSam system protein B has protein sequence MRRTPAVAGQFYQGTASNLSQQVSRYIDENAVKEDALGILSPHAGLIYSGSVAGEVFSSIKFPDTFILLGPNHTGLGAKTAMMPSGEWEIPTGVLQIDEKLSNKILRHLPEIASDSQAHTFEHSLEVQLPFIVHFKKDVKIVPIAIMSASVNECRVLGEGIAKAIKEINYPVIILASSDMSHYVSEETARQKDKKALDMIKTINPEGLYETVIKEKITMCGYLPAAIMLFAAKALGAREGKLIKYSTSGEVSGDYDQVVGYAGMIVK, from the coding sequence ATGAGACGAACCCCGGCAGTAGCAGGACAGTTTTATCAAGGCACAGCATCAAACCTGAGCCAGCAGGTAAGCCGGTATATTGATGAAAATGCGGTTAAAGAAGATGCTCTTGGTATTCTTTCTCCTCATGCAGGACTGATATATTCCGGCTCTGTTGCAGGCGAGGTATTTTCTTCAATAAAATTCCCCGATACATTCATACTTCTTGGGCCTAACCACACAGGTCTTGGCGCTAAGACTGCTATGATGCCGTCAGGAGAATGGGAGATCCCAACCGGAGTTCTCCAGATTGATGAAAAACTCTCCAATAAAATACTGCGCCATCTTCCTGAAATTGCATCCGACTCTCAGGCGCATACATTTGAACACTCGCTTGAAGTGCAGCTGCCTTTTATTGTCCATTTTAAAAAAGATGTTAAGATAGTCCCGATTGCGATAATGTCGGCATCTGTAAATGAATGCCGCGTACTTGGAGAAGGGATCGCAAAGGCAATCAAAGAAATAAACTATCCTGTAATTATCCTAGCGAGTTCAGACATGAGCCACTATGTGTCAGAGGAAACTGCCAGGCAGAAGGATAAGAAGGCGCTGGACATGATAAAGACAATTAATCCTGAAGGGTTGTATGAGACAGTTATAAAAGAAAAAATTACAATGTGCGGTTATCTGCCTGCAGCTATAATGCTATTTGCAGCAAAAGCTCTGGGAGCAAGAGAAGGGAAACTCATTAAATACTCCACATCCGGCGAGGTCAGCGGAGACTATGATCAGGTTGTGGGATATGCAGGAATGATTGTAAAATAA